One Molothrus ater isolate BHLD 08-10-18 breed brown headed cowbird chromosome 13, BPBGC_Mater_1.1, whole genome shotgun sequence DNA window includes the following coding sequences:
- the KLHL25 gene encoding LOW QUALITY PROTEIN: kelch-like protein 25 (The sequence of the model RefSeq protein was modified relative to this genomic sequence to represent the inferred CDS: inserted 1 base in 1 codon), with protein sequence MSVSVHENRKSRTSTGSMNILLYHKASHPDCVLSHLNTLRKHCMFTDVTLWAGNRSFPCHRAVLAASSRYFEAMFSNGLRESLDDEVNFHDSLHPEVLELLLDFAYSSRIIINEENAESLLEAGDMLQFHDVRDAAAEFLEKNLYPSNCLGMMLLSDAHQCRRLYELSWRMCLVNFETVHKSEDFNNLSKDTLLDLISSDELEIEDEEKVFKAVMQWVKYDLDERKAYLPELLRNVRLALLPSECLKEALACEDLIMVDERNKLVXDEAIQCKKKILQNDGVVTSLCARPRKAGHTLLILGGQTFMCDKIYQVDHKAKEIIPKADLPSPRKEFSACAIGCKVYITGGRGSENGVSKDVWVYDTVHEEWSKAAPMLIARFGHGSAELENCLYVVGGHTAVAGVFPASPSVSLKQVEKYDPISNKWMMVAPLRDGVSNAAVVSARLKLFVFGGTSIHRDMVSKVQCYDPAENRWTIKAECPQPWRYTAAAVLGSQIFIMGGDTEFTAASAYRFDCETDQWTRIGDMTAKRMSCHALASGNKLYVVGGYFGTQRCKTLDCYDPMSDTWNCITTVPYSLIPTAFVSTWKHLPS encoded by the exons ATGTCGGTCAGCGTGCACGAGAACCGTAAATCCCGCACCAGCACCGGCTCCATGAACATCCTGCTTTACCACAAGGCCTCCCACCCGGACTGCGTCCTGTCCCACCTGAACACCCTGCGCAAGCACTGCATGTTCACCGATGTCACCCTCTGGGCAGGGAACAGGTCCTTCCCCTGCCACcgggcagtgctggctgcctccAGCAGGTACTTTGAGGCCATGTTCAGCAACGGCCTCCGGGAGAGCCTGGATGATGAGGTGAACTTCCATGACAGCCTCCACCcggaggtgctggagctgctgctggacttTGCTTACTCCTCTCGGATCATTATCAACGAGGAGAATGCCGAGTCCCTCCTGGAGGCTGGGGACATGCTGCAGTTCCACGATGTCCGAGATGCTGCGGCTGAGTTCCTGGAGAAGAACCTCTACCCTTCCAACTGCCTGGGCATGATGCTGCTCTCGGATGCTCATCAGTGCCGGCGGCTCTACGAGCTCTCCTGGAGGATGTGCCTGGTCAACTTTGAGACTGTTCACAAGAGTGAGGACTTCAACAACCTTTCCAAGGACACTTTGCTGGACCTCATCTCCAGCGATGAGCTGGAAATCGAGGATGAAGAAAAGGTCTTTAAGGCTGTCATGCAGTGGGTGAAATACGACCTGGACGAGCGGAAGGCTTATCTCCCAGAACTTCTGAGGAATGTTCGTCTGGCTTTGCTTCCTTCAGAATGCCTCAAGGAAGCCTTGGCTTGCGAGGACTTGATCATGGTGGATGAAAGGAACAAGCTTG TGGATGAAGCTATTCAGTGCAAGAAGAAGATCCTCCAGAATGATGGGGTGGTCAccagcctctgtgccaggcCTCGCAAAGCTGGGCACACCTTGCTGATCCTGGGAGGACAAACCTTCATGTGTGATAAGATCTACCAAGTGGAtcacaaagcaaaggaaattatTCCCAAAGCAGACCTGCCGAGTCCACGGAAGGAGTTCAGTGCCTGTGCTATCGGCTGCAAAGTGTACATCACTGGAGGCAGGGGCTCGGAGAACGGGGTCTCCAAAGATGTTTGGGTTTATGACACCGTGCATGAGGAATGGTCCAAAGCTGCCCCAATGTTAATCGCTCGGTTTGGGCATGGCTCAGCTGAATTGGAAAACTGCCTCTATGTGGTTGGTGGACACACTGCAGTAGCTGGAGTCttccctgcttctccttctgTTTCCTTGAAGCAAGTAGAGAAGTACGACCCCATATCCAACAAGTGGATGATGGTGGCTCCGTTGAGGGACGGCGTGAGCAACGCCGCGGTGGTGAGCGCCAGGCTGAAGCTCTTTGTCTTCGGTGGCACCAGCATCCACCGAGACATGGTGTCCAAAGTGCAGTGCTACGATCCAGCTGAGAACCGATGGACCATCAAAGCCGAGTGCCCGCAGCCCTGGCGCTACACGGCAGCCGCTGTCCTGGGCAGCCAGATTTTCATCATGGGAGGGGACACGGAGTTCACGGCAGCCTCCGCCTACCGCTTCGACTGCGAGACCGACCAGTGGACGCGCATCGGGGACATGACGGCCAAGCGCATGTCCTGCCACGCCCTGGCCTCGGGCAACAAACTCTATGTGGTAGGAGGCTACTTTGGCACTCAGAGGTGCAAAACGCTGGACTGCTACGACCCCATGTCAGACACGTGGAACTGTATCACCACGGTGCCTTACTCGCTCATCCCCACAGCTTTTGTCAGCACCTGGAAGCACTTGCCCTCGTGA